The window TGAATATTCCAAACGTATACGGATAGGCGGAGGTGTACCCCGACTGTAAAGATAATAGGGTACACCTGAATTGACTCCAGTGCTACCTTAGCCATAAACTCATGACTAAATCTCTTTCTCATTTTTTGGACCTCCCTTTTGTTAATTTAACATCAAAAAGGAGGTCCAAAAACCATGTCCATTTTAGGGAATGCTGAAACAGGCTAAGCCCTTTAAGCATATTGCCGACATGCTCAAGCATAAATTATAGAGACTATTTTATCTATACAAAAAGACAACTTTAGCTCGTTTGATGAAGCAGCACTTGAAATGCCTGAGGTGCTAAAATAAAATCCCTTAAATTCAACGGTTCTCTGGTAGATAAAACAAAGCAGCTAATTGATCCTAAACAGTTCTGCGGTACTGATTATTTCAATCCGGTTAAACTGCATTACCACTTTGATCGCCATATTTCCAGACCTCAGTTTAAAGACAAAATGCTAACGGCATCAATTTCATAAAGTTATTTCGATACAATTACACATTTATTCCGCCACTTCTTTGAACGCTACAACGCGTCCTACGGCTGTTTAGCACCTGAGTCTGTTCCTTATCACAGCAACTTCTTTTGTTACTGGGCAGCTTTGGCTTTTACTTCCGAGCATATCGCATTTTGTTACCTCCATGAGCATCGAATATGCTAACCACCCGATTCGAGCAATTGGTGGTAAAGAAACTTTTACTCTTTTATATTCTCCCTTACCGGCCGCTCCGAAGGATTAGACTCTTTTTTTCGCCTAAAGAGTAGCCAACCTGCATACTTCTCTAGCATTCCATTCCCAATTCAATCGTTTCTCAACTTTAAGGCGAGCGTTTAACCCAATTTCCCGTCTAAAAGAAACATCTTTACAGAGTTTAGTAATAGCATTAGTTAGAGAACCAACGTCATTTTCGTCAAATAAAATACCATTTATGCCTGGATCAACAATATCTAAAAAGTTGGCGCAATTGGGTATAACAACCGCTTTGCCAAGAGCCATATATTCAATCAACTTCATCGGGGACGCATAGAAAGTTGATCTTGGACTAACGGCAACATCAAAAAGATTAACAAATTCAGGAACTTGACTGTGGGCAATACGTCCTGTTATTTTATAATGCTCTCCAATCCCTGAATCCCTAGTCCAGGTTTCTATGTCCTGCCTGAGAGGACCATCTCCCACGATCAGTAAAAAAACAGGTATTTCCCTTTCGACCAATCTTGCAACTGTCTTAATCAAAATATCGATCCCATGCCATGAACGAAGGATTCCAGAGAATCCAATAATTATCTCTCCATTATTAATTCCAAGCCGATTTAACAGTAATTTTGATTTGGAATGTGGTTGAAATTTTTCTTTGTCAACCCCATTTGGCATAACTACAAGTTTTGTTTGTGGCACGCCCCTATAATGATAATATTCAGCAAGAGGCGATGATACGGCAATTGTTTTTGTAGCATTAAGACATATCCACTTTTCTAAAAAATGAGCTAGCTTTTTAAAATATAATTGTTCATCAGGTTGGGTACTACGTTCAAGAGACAATGGAGCGTTAACTTCATTAATTACAGGTATACCAAAGTATTTACCCAAAAAAACTGAAGAGACGTTAAAGGTTATGTATCTGTCATAGATAAAATCAGGCCTAAATGATTTTA is drawn from Candidatus Scalindua sp. and contains these coding sequences:
- a CDS encoding glycosyltransferase family 4 protein yields the protein MRILYHHRTLGDGAEGIHIREMVKAFREIGYEVLVIGPLGETSDNVSKKASVLYKIKNILPGFFYELLELGYNLIGFINIYKNIKSFRPDFIYDRYITFNVSSVFLGKYFGIPVINEVNAPLSLERSTQPDEQLYFKKLAHFLEKWICLNATKTIAVSSPLAEYYHYRGVPQTKLVVMPNGVDKEKFQPHSKSKLLLNRLGINNGEIIIGFSGILRSWHGIDILIKTVARLVEREIPVFLLIVGDGPLRQDIETWTRDSGIGEHYKITGRIAHSQVPEFVNLFDVAVSPRSTFYASPMKLIEYMALGKAVVIPNCANFLDIVDPGINGILFDENDVGSLTNAITKLCKDVSFRREIGLNARLKVEKRLNWEWNAREVCRLATL